From Roseibium alexandrii DFL-11, the proteins below share one genomic window:
- a CDS encoding PAS and helix-turn-helix domain-containing protein — protein sequence MLELDQIAYDHAPMGLVLTEHRVIRTCNDTFAQMFGYEKEDLIGQSFRLLYGTDHEFHQVRDIGLEPLRQSLPYSDERLMRCADGNRIWCRFRARTLTPEDPLARTVLSFALIETKDSGPQLTKREREVVLLLSQGKTSKEIARDLGLSPRTVEDVRARLLKKFEVKNVAVLLARLAGLSSSPMS from the coding sequence ATGCTTGAGCTCGACCAAATAGCTTACGACCATGCCCCGATGGGTCTTGTTCTGACCGAACATCGGGTTATCCGTACCTGCAACGACACGTTTGCGCAGATGTTCGGATATGAGAAGGAAGACCTGATCGGTCAGAGCTTCCGGCTGCTTTACGGAACGGACCACGAGTTTCATCAGGTGCGGGACATTGGGCTGGAACCCTTGCGGCAGTCCTTACCGTATTCGGATGAACGGCTGATGCGGTGCGCCGACGGGAACCGGATCTGGTGCCGGTTCCGCGCCCGGACGCTGACACCTGAAGATCCATTGGCGCGGACCGTTCTGAGTTTTGCCTTGATAGAAACTAAGGACAGCGGCCCACAGCTCACCAAACGGGAGCGGGAAGTTGTCCTGTTGTTGTCTCAGGGCAAGACGAGCAAGGAAATCGCCCGCGACCTTGGCCTTTCGCCCCGTACAGTCGAGGACGTGCGCGCGCGGCTATTAAAGAAATTCGAAGTCAAGAACGTCGCCGTTCTGCTCGCCCGATTGGCAGGCCTGTCCAGCTCTCCAATGAGCTAG
- a CDS encoding NADPH:quinone reductase, translating to MKAAYYEKNGPASEVIIVGDLDDPKPAPGEVLVQVATSAPNPSDVKSRAGARGPMAFERIIPHSDGAGRIVAVGEGVNEERIGERVWLWNAAWKRPHGSNATLVALHEEQAVYLPTEASFEAGACLGIPAMTAHRCLFADGSIDGQDILVTGGAGTVGSYAIQMAKLRGARVFTTVSSEEKAEHARKMGADVVLNYRTEDVAAAILDATDGKGVDRIVEVEFGGNLSVTQKVLAQNGTVAAYGSMADPEPKLPFYPMMFAGQTLRMVLVYVLPEAARTAAVVDITGWLTNNELQHPVARTFSLDQTAEAHAFVEAGTKIGTTVIKVADL from the coding sequence ATGAAAGCCGCGTACTACGAAAAAAATGGACCGGCCTCCGAGGTGATTATTGTTGGAGATCTGGACGATCCCAAACCGGCTCCAGGCGAAGTTCTGGTGCAGGTGGCAACCTCGGCTCCTAACCCTTCGGATGTGAAGTCCCGGGCGGGCGCGCGCGGGCCGATGGCATTTGAGCGCATCATCCCGCACAGCGATGGTGCCGGCCGGATCGTGGCCGTTGGTGAGGGTGTGAATGAGGAGCGTATCGGCGAGCGGGTCTGGCTTTGGAATGCGGCTTGGAAACGGCCACATGGATCGAACGCAACTCTCGTCGCCCTGCATGAGGAGCAGGCCGTCTACCTGCCAACGGAGGCAAGTTTCGAGGCGGGCGCTTGTCTCGGCATTCCTGCGATGACCGCGCACCGATGCCTCTTTGCCGACGGGTCGATTGATGGTCAGGATATTTTGGTGACCGGCGGCGCGGGTACTGTGGGGTCCTATGCCATCCAGATGGCCAAGCTGCGCGGTGCCCGGGTGTTCACCACCGTCAGCTCGGAGGAAAAGGCTGAGCATGCGCGGAAGATGGGCGCGGATGTCGTTTTGAACTATCGGACCGAGGATGTTGCCGCAGCCATATTGGACGCAACGGATGGAAAGGGTGTGGACCGGATCGTCGAGGTGGAGTTCGGAGGCAATCTCTCCGTCACACAAAAGGTGCTGGCGCAGAACGGAACGGTTGCTGCCTATGGCTCCATGGCGGACCCGGAACCGAAACTTCCGTTTTACCCAATGATGTTTGCCGGGCAGACCTTGCGGATGGTACTGGTCTATGTGCTGCCCGAAGCCGCGCGAACCGCTGCTGTTGTGGATATTACCGGCTGGCTGACCAACAACGAATTGCAGCATCCGGTTGCCCGTACGTTCTCGCTGGACCAGACTGCCGAAGCCCACGCCTTTGTGGAGGCTGGTACCAAAATCGGTACGACGGTGATCAAGGTCGCCGACCTATAG
- a CDS encoding 1-phosphofructokinase family hexose kinase — MTPVQSRDATDEVDSLEPLSPIGEGFSFAQFTGLENDHRLLQNKWDTSETDPMTKVLCIALNPTIDVSCDAERVQSMHKTRTTNQRQDPGGGGVNVARVISELGGDPELTYLSGGATGILLDAFLAETGIALRRFPISNPVRMAFAVHEETSGIEYRFVPEGPEVADGELQPVIDLLGEAGADYVVASGSLPRGVPEDTYAKMIDPVVQRGGRFVIDTSGPALKAALDHGNVFLFKPSLGELQELAGRPLDEDGVRNFAKELVDKGAAENVTVTLGTKGALLVNKETVLRVPARHVAAKSAVGAGDSFVGALVWSLTQGHPMEKAFRLGVAAGAATALTSGTELCRRTDVLSLYEAEKAERL, encoded by the coding sequence GTGACCCCGGTGCAAAGCCGGGACGCGACAGATGAAGTCGACAGTCTCGAGCCCCTCTCCCCAATCGGAGAGGGGTTTTCTTTTGCGCAGTTCACCGGACTTGAGAACGACCACAGACTTTTGCAAAACAAGTGGGACACCAGCGAAACGGATCCCATGACCAAAGTTCTTTGCATCGCGCTCAATCCCACCATTGATGTTTCCTGTGATGCGGAGCGTGTGCAGTCCATGCACAAAACACGCACCACCAATCAGCGGCAGGATCCGGGCGGTGGCGGTGTCAACGTTGCGCGGGTGATTTCCGAACTCGGCGGAGATCCGGAACTGACCTATCTTTCGGGCGGTGCAACGGGAATTCTGCTGGATGCTTTTCTGGCCGAAACCGGAATTGCCCTGCGCCGGTTTCCTATTTCAAATCCCGTCCGGATGGCGTTCGCGGTTCACGAGGAAACCTCGGGGATTGAATACCGGTTTGTACCGGAAGGGCCGGAGGTGGCCGACGGCGAGCTCCAGCCGGTCATTGATCTTCTTGGTGAGGCCGGTGCGGACTACGTGGTGGCTAGCGGATCCTTGCCACGCGGTGTGCCGGAAGACACCTATGCGAAGATGATTGATCCAGTGGTTCAGCGTGGGGGGCGGTTCGTGATCGACACGTCCGGCCCTGCTTTGAAGGCGGCGCTGGATCATGGGAACGTCTTTTTGTTCAAACCAAGCTTGGGCGAACTTCAAGAGCTTGCAGGCCGGCCGCTTGATGAAGATGGTGTCCGGAATTTCGCGAAAGAACTGGTCGATAAAGGCGCTGCAGAAAACGTCACAGTTACGCTGGGCACAAAGGGCGCGCTTCTGGTCAACAAGGAGACAGTCTTGCGGGTGCCTGCCCGGCATGTTGCGGCAAAGTCAGCCGTTGGTGCAGGCGACAGTTTTGTTGGCGCGCTGGTCTGGTCGCTGACGCAAGGACACCCGATGGAGAAGGCCTTTCGGCTGGGGGTGGCGGCTGGCGCTGCAACGGCCTTGACCTCCGGCACTGAACTCTGCCGCCGGACGGACGTCCTTTCGCTCTATGAAGCGGAGAAGGCCGAGCGCCTCTAG
- a CDS encoding SRPBCC family protein produces the protein MDISGSQVIAASRDAVWAALNDAEILKASIPGCESLEKTSDTEMTAAVTSKIGPVKAKFKGAVTLENINAPESYTIVGEGKGGVAGFAKGSADVKLTEVEGGTLLEYTAKAQVGGKLAQLGSRLIDSTAKKMAEDFFAKFSEAVAGPAPAAEETTETVAEASAGNAEELDPGVAEEAKRLAVEDTPSGVVHALEEAEHAVEDQLHKAEENIESAAGRGAFGGPMVWGLIALAGLIVVLALAS, from the coding sequence ATGGACATATCGGGCAGTCAGGTGATTGCAGCATCGCGGGATGCTGTCTGGGCCGCACTGAATGATGCGGAGATTTTGAAAGCAAGCATTCCCGGTTGTGAATCCCTCGAAAAGACATCCGACACCGAAATGACGGCAGCCGTGACCTCAAAGATTGGTCCGGTAAAGGCCAAGTTCAAAGGTGCGGTCACCCTTGAGAACATTAATGCTCCGGAGAGTTATACGATCGTCGGTGAAGGCAAGGGCGGCGTGGCCGGATTTGCGAAAGGCTCCGCAGACGTGAAGCTGACCGAAGTCGAAGGCGGCACGTTGCTGGAGTACACCGCAAAGGCGCAAGTTGGCGGCAAGCTGGCGCAGCTTGGCAGCCGGCTGATCGATTCCACTGCGAAGAAAATGGCGGAAGACTTTTTCGCAAAGTTCTCTGAAGCCGTTGCCGGTCCTGCGCCGGCGGCAGAAGAAACCACCGAAACGGTTGCGGAGGCATCGGCTGGAAACGCGGAGGAATTGGATCCCGGCGTTGCAGAAGAAGCCAAGCGGCTTGCCGTTGAAGACACCCCTTCCGGGGTTGTGCATGCACTGGAAGAAGCTGAACACGCCGTCGAAGACCAGCTGCACAAGGCGGAAGAAAACATTGAATCGGCGGCCGGTCGCGGTGCCTTTGGCGGCCCCATGGTCTGGGGGTTGATCGCCTTGGCAGGCCTCATTGTTGTGTTGGCATTGGCCAGCTGA
- a CDS encoding (2Fe-2S)-binding protein — protein MAKVSMVLNGKSVSADVEDRTLLVGFIRDVRGLTGTHVGCDTSQCGACVVHVNGKAVKACTLLAAQADGAEVVTLEGVGSADNLHPVQAAFREHHGLQCGFCTPGMIMSAIDMINRHGAGNLDEKTIRHELEGNICRCTGYQNIVKAIKAASDQMAGMAQAAE, from the coding sequence ATGGCAAAAGTGTCGATGGTGCTGAACGGTAAGTCCGTTTCAGCAGATGTGGAGGACCGCACGCTTCTGGTCGGGTTCATCCGGGACGTGCGCGGTTTGACCGGAACCCATGTGGGCTGCGACACCTCGCAGTGCGGAGCCTGTGTGGTTCATGTGAACGGCAAGGCTGTAAAGGCTTGTACGCTGCTGGCAGCTCAGGCCGATGGCGCCGAGGTTGTCACCCTGGAAGGCGTCGGCAGTGCGGACAATCTGCATCCGGTCCAGGCAGCCTTCCGCGAGCATCACGGTCTGCAATGCGGCTTCTGTACACCAGGGATGATCATGAGCGCGATCGACATGATCAATCGCCATGGCGCCGGTAACCTGGATGAAAAAACCATCCGCCACGAACTGGAAGGCAACATCTGCCGCTGCACCGGCTATCAGAACATCGTCAAGGCGATCAAAGCTGCCTCCGACCAAATGGCCGGCATGGCCCAAGCTGCCGAGTAG
- a CDS encoding ATP-binding response regulator, producing MSLYDIDDPVRLKKINAALVNRVEQAVDQQRNAFSLFETAISLEGQIRKRTDELTSALRRVEEINVELARQKDISERANRSKTQFLAAASHDILQPLNAAQLTISSLYDLQQSDKAIAMVAQVERSLDTMNELLRTLLDISRLDAGVTMPRFTSVPIPPILDSLLSDLRPMAEKKGLRLRVAVTNDCVYTDRLMLRRALQNLISNAIHYTDKGGVLIGTRRQGDRISIEVIDTGRGIPEDQQEKIFEEFHRGPLSEGAADQGTGLGLGLAIVNRLVTALNHEVSVQSSPGKGSVFRISALRASTPPALQTAETQPSAPPAAKGNLSGRKILVLENDPAVVEAMEGLLANWGCEFKVGRSTRDALEALESLGWIPDLIIADHHLDHGNLGTETLAQLFTILPTKVPAILATADASETVVEEAKRLGVEHMPKPVKPAQLRALATHLINGGE from the coding sequence ATGAGCCTTTATGATATCGATGACCCGGTCCGGCTGAAAAAGATCAATGCAGCGCTGGTCAATCGCGTTGAGCAGGCGGTCGATCAACAGCGCAACGCGTTTTCGCTGTTTGAAACGGCCATTTCCCTTGAGGGCCAGATCCGGAAGCGGACGGATGAGCTGACGTCGGCCTTGCGCCGCGTGGAAGAAATCAACGTCGAGCTCGCCCGCCAGAAAGACATATCGGAGCGGGCCAACCGGTCGAAAACACAGTTTCTGGCGGCCGCCAGTCATGACATTCTGCAACCGCTCAATGCAGCCCAGTTGACGATCTCGTCACTCTACGACCTCCAGCAATCGGACAAGGCAATAGCCATGGTTGCGCAGGTCGAGCGGTCTCTCGACACGATGAATGAGCTCTTGCGCACGTTGCTTGATATTTCGCGTCTGGATGCGGGCGTGACAATGCCGCGCTTCACCTCCGTGCCGATCCCCCCAATTCTGGACAGTCTCCTGTCCGATCTTCGGCCCATGGCCGAAAAAAAGGGACTGCGGCTGCGGGTGGCCGTGACAAATGACTGCGTCTACACCGACCGGCTGATGCTGCGGCGCGCACTTCAGAACCTGATCTCCAACGCCATTCATTATACGGATAAAGGCGGTGTCTTGATCGGCACCCGGCGGCAGGGGGATCGGATTTCAATTGAAGTGATCGATACCGGCCGCGGTATTCCGGAAGACCAGCAAGAAAAGATCTTTGAGGAGTTTCATCGCGGACCACTGTCAGAGGGAGCGGCGGACCAAGGGACCGGGCTTGGCTTGGGCCTTGCCATCGTTAATCGTCTTGTGACGGCGCTCAATCACGAGGTCTCCGTTCAATCATCTCCGGGCAAAGGCAGCGTCTTCCGCATCAGTGCGCTGAGGGCCTCAACTCCCCCGGCATTGCAAACTGCAGAAACCCAGCCTTCAGCTCCGCCCGCAGCCAAGGGCAACCTTTCCGGCCGCAAGATATTGGTTCTGGAAAATGATCCGGCCGTTGTTGAGGCAATGGAGGGGTTGCTTGCGAACTGGGGCTGCGAATTCAAGGTGGGGCGGTCCACACGGGATGCGCTGGAAGCATTGGAAAGCTTAGGCTGGATCCCGGATCTGATCATCGCCGATCACCATCTGGATCATGGCAATCTCGGAACTGAAACACTGGCCCAGCTTTTCACCATCCTGCCAACCAAAGTGCCGGCAATCCTTGCGACAGCCGATGCTTCCGAAACTGTTGTTGAAGAAGCCAAGCGGCTTGGTGTTGAACACATGCCGAAGCCTGTGAAACCGGCGCAATTGCGAGCCCTGGCAACCCATCTGATCAACGGCGGCGAATAG
- a CDS encoding FIST N-terminal domain-containing protein: MDANAWTQFGCGVVALTARQPDDARFWADLEAAAQSSAYSLGLIFYSQDSFPADLLRSKMAECAVGLPYAACSTADEIGGVDEGAGRCLAILFPKDQFAITPFRIDGIRSIGFDRIVAQVKRERQAFEHDPAPFAGTEDKGDTFALCLIDGLSVVEEMVTAALHWALEDIPLLGGSAGDSMHFSKTSLILNGAAGDDCAIVLLCRSRIPFKIFKTDNFIPTDRKLVVTRSDPARRIIYEFNAAEAASEYALAVGLDPSSLSPLSFASHPLVVRVGGEYYCRSVQKVNPDGSLSFFCAIDDGIVLTVAEPTGMSRSTREAFESVDAEIGGIDFVLGFDCALRRIDAQNRQATQRINAIYDAYNVLGFNTYGEQYLSMHLNHTFTGIAFAKPPAEPETPS, from the coding sequence TTGGACGCGAATGCCTGGACGCAATTCGGCTGCGGGGTCGTAGCTTTGACCGCTCGCCAGCCAGACGATGCTCGATTTTGGGCAGATCTGGAAGCCGCCGCTCAATCTTCGGCGTATTCCCTTGGATTGATCTTTTATTCCCAGGACAGTTTTCCGGCGGACCTGTTACGGTCGAAAATGGCTGAGTGCGCTGTCGGTTTGCCCTATGCAGCGTGTTCAACAGCCGACGAAATTGGCGGTGTGGATGAGGGCGCCGGCCGGTGTCTGGCCATCTTGTTTCCGAAAGATCAGTTTGCGATCACGCCATTCAGGATCGACGGGATCCGATCCATCGGTTTTGACCGCATCGTTGCCCAGGTGAAACGGGAACGGCAGGCCTTTGAACACGACCCGGCACCATTTGCAGGCACGGAAGACAAAGGTGACACCTTTGCCCTTTGCCTAATCGATGGCCTGTCGGTAGTAGAGGAGATGGTCACCGCCGCCCTGCACTGGGCTTTGGAGGACATTCCTCTTCTTGGCGGTTCCGCTGGCGACAGCATGCATTTTTCAAAGACTTCGCTGATCCTCAACGGGGCAGCCGGAGATGATTGCGCCATCGTCCTTTTGTGCCGCAGCCGCATCCCTTTCAAGATCTTCAAGACCGACAACTTCATTCCGACCGACCGAAAGCTGGTTGTCACCCGCTCTGATCCGGCACGCAGGATTATCTACGAATTCAACGCCGCTGAAGCTGCGTCCGAGTATGCCCTTGCTGTCGGGCTTGATCCTTCGTCACTGTCTCCACTGAGTTTTGCGTCCCATCCGCTCGTGGTCCGGGTTGGCGGTGAGTATTATTGCCGCTCGGTGCAAAAGGTGAACCCGGACGGGTCGCTCTCCTTCTTCTGTGCAATCGACGACGGGATTGTCCTGACCGTTGCCGAGCCCACGGGCATGAGCCGGTCAACGCGGGAAGCATTCGAGAGTGTCGATGCTGAAATCGGCGGCATCGACTTTGTGCTCGGGTTCGACTGCGCCCTTCGCCGGATTGATGCGCAAAACCGGCAGGCGACGCAGCGCATCAATGCGATCTATGACGCCTACAACGTGCTCGGCTTCAACACATACGGTGAGCAGTATCTGTCGATGCATCTCAATCATACGTTCACCGGAATTGCCTTTGCGAAACCCCCAGCCGAACCGGAAACGCCATCATGA
- a CDS encoding xanthine dehydrogenase family protein molybdopterin-binding subunit, translating into MAVEGIGARALRKEDKRFITGKGRYTDDMTMPGMGYAAFVRSPHAHAKVANIDAEAALAMPGVDAVLTGDQLIGDGIGNLICGWMIHSKDGTPMKMGGWRALEPETVRHVGQAVAVVIADTQAQARDAADAVVVDYEELDAVVDPLNALKPGAPQLHPEAEGNLIFDWEIGDEAATNQAFEKAAHVTKMEIHNNRLVPNPMEPRAALAGYDDAEEHYTLYTTSQNPHVARLVLSAFYAVAPEHKLRVIAPDVGGGFGSKIYIYPEEMVCLWASKRVGRPVKWVSDRTEAFLTDAHGRDHRSEAELALDADNKILGFRVKTVANIGAYMSLFSSSVPTYLYATLLSGQYDIPAIHANVKAVYTNTTPVDAYRGAGRPEATYLVERMMETAAREVGLSPAEFRRKNFIRAFPHQTPVIMCYDAGDYDATLDAALKAADYDGFAARKAEAASRGKLRGIGLSCYIEACGIAPSAAVGSLGAGVGLWESAEVRVNPVGTIEVLTGSHSHGQGHETTFAQLISERFGLDTDSVSIVHGDTDKVQFGMGTYGSRSGAVGMSAIVKALDKVESKAKKIAAHLMEAAEGDIQIEGGELKVAGTDKKLSFTEVALAAYTAHNLPEGMEPGLKEGAFYDPTNFTFPAGTYVCEVEIDPETGKTEIVSFVAADDFGNVINPMIVEGQVHGGITQGIGQALLENAAYDEGGQLLTASYMDYTMPRADDVPSYQLSTHVTECPGNPLGMKGCGEAGAIGSPPAVINAITDALGSNDLTMPATPERVWALAQSGMKLAAE; encoded by the coding sequence ATGGCAGTAGAGGGGATTGGCGCCCGCGCCCTGCGCAAGGAAGACAAGCGCTTCATCACCGGCAAGGGCCGGTACACCGATGACATGACCATGCCTGGCATGGGGTACGCCGCTTTTGTGCGCTCACCGCATGCACATGCAAAAGTCGCTAACATAGACGCCGAAGCCGCTTTGGCGATGCCGGGTGTTGATGCCGTTTTAACAGGCGATCAGCTCATCGGAGACGGGATTGGCAACCTGATTTGCGGCTGGATGATCCATTCCAAGGACGGCACGCCGATGAAAATGGGCGGCTGGCGCGCCCTTGAGCCGGAAACTGTTCGCCACGTCGGTCAGGCCGTTGCCGTTGTTATCGCAGACACGCAGGCCCAGGCCCGCGATGCTGCGGATGCGGTGGTTGTCGATTACGAGGAACTGGACGCTGTCGTTGATCCGTTGAATGCATTGAAGCCCGGCGCACCGCAGCTCCACCCGGAAGCCGAAGGCAATCTGATTTTCGATTGGGAAATTGGTGACGAGGCTGCCACAAACCAAGCCTTTGAAAAGGCCGCTCACGTTACCAAGATGGAGATCCATAACAACCGTCTGGTGCCAAATCCAATGGAGCCGCGCGCGGCGCTTGCCGGGTATGATGATGCCGAAGAGCATTACACGCTCTACACCACATCACAGAACCCGCATGTGGCGCGTCTGGTGTTGTCTGCGTTTTATGCTGTTGCGCCGGAACACAAACTCCGGGTAATCGCACCGGATGTCGGCGGTGGCTTCGGGTCCAAGATCTATATCTACCCGGAAGAAATGGTCTGCCTGTGGGCGTCCAAGCGCGTGGGGCGTCCGGTCAAGTGGGTCTCGGATCGCACCGAGGCGTTCCTGACCGATGCGCATGGCCGTGATCACCGCTCCGAGGCGGAACTGGCGCTCGATGCCGACAACAAGATCCTTGGCTTCCGCGTCAAGACAGTTGCAAACATTGGCGCTTACATGTCGCTGTTCTCATCGTCCGTACCGACGTATCTCTACGCGACACTGCTGTCGGGCCAGTACGATATTCCGGCAATCCACGCCAACGTGAAAGCGGTTTACACCAACACGACCCCGGTTGACGCCTATCGCGGAGCCGGACGTCCGGAAGCGACCTATCTGGTTGAGCGGATGATGGAAACGGCGGCACGCGAAGTCGGGCTGTCTCCGGCGGAGTTCCGCCGGAAGAACTTCATCCGGGCCTTTCCGCATCAGACCCCGGTGATCATGTGTTACGACGCCGGTGATTATGATGCGACGCTGGACGCGGCCTTGAAGGCAGCAGACTACGATGGTTTTGCTGCACGCAAGGCGGAAGCCGCGTCCCGCGGCAAGCTGCGCGGCATCGGCCTATCCTGCTACATCGAAGCTTGCGGCATTGCGCCGTCAGCTGCGGTCGGATCACTCGGTGCTGGCGTCGGTCTTTGGGAATCGGCCGAAGTCCGGGTCAATCCGGTTGGCACCATTGAGGTTCTGACAGGCTCGCACAGCCACGGCCAAGGGCACGAAACCACCTTTGCCCAGCTGATCAGTGAGCGTTTCGGCCTCGACACCGATTCGGTTTCCATCGTCCACGGCGACACCGACAAGGTGCAGTTCGGCATGGGCACCTACGGATCGCGCTCCGGCGCAGTGGGCATGTCCGCGATCGTCAAGGCACTCGACAAGGTCGAGTCCAAGGCCAAGAAGATCGCAGCTCACCTTATGGAAGCCGCCGAAGGCGACATCCAGATCGAAGGCGGCGAGCTGAAGGTGGCCGGTACCGACAAGAAACTGTCGTTTACCGAAGTGGCGCTTGCCGCTTACACTGCCCATAACCTGCCGGAAGGCATGGAGCCGGGTTTGAAGGAGGGCGCGTTCTACGATCCGACCAACTTCACCTTCCCGGCAGGCACCTATGTCTGCGAGGTGGAAATCGATCCGGAAACCGGCAAGACGGAAATCGTCAGTTTTGTGGCGGCCGATGACTTTGGCAACGTGATCAATCCGATGATCGTCGAAGGCCAGGTCCATGGCGGCATTACACAGGGGATCGGTCAGGCGCTTCTGGAAAATGCGGCCTATGACGAGGGCGGTCAGCTCCTGACGGCGTCCTACATGGATTACACCATGCCGCGTGCCGATGATGTGCCGTCCTACCAGCTTTCCACCCATGTGACTGAATGCCCGGGCAACCCGCTTGGTATGAAAGGCTGCGGTGAGGCCGGCGCGATTGGCTCTCCGCCAGCCGTGATCAATGCGATCACGGACGCACTGGGCTCCAATGACCTGACCATGCCGGCAACACCGGAACGGGTCTGGGCACTGGCGCAGTCAGGCATGAAACTGGCAGCCGAATAA
- a CDS encoding response regulator, with protein MSMETGSASKFLIIDDHPLFREALHSAVELAYPNSDTLDAASLDEANQILQDDAGFDLALLDLSMPGVKGMDGLLHLRTHYPRLPVVVVSGAEDPPIIAQVLAYGAAGFIPKSSKKTTLADAIQQVMNGAVYVPETYADGAEDPLDDDTRKMIERLSSLTPQQIRVLQMICNGLLNKQIAYELSVGETTVKAHVSEILRKLSVSSRTQAVIEVNRLEALGTASPFELSTAAAPA; from the coding sequence ATGTCCATGGAGACCGGCAGCGCCAGCAAGTTTCTGATCATCGATGATCACCCGCTGTTTCGCGAAGCGTTGCACAGCGCCGTTGAGCTTGCCTATCCGAACTCAGATACGCTCGATGCAGCGTCACTTGATGAGGCGAACCAGATCTTGCAGGACGATGCCGGATTTGATCTGGCGCTCCTGGATCTATCGATGCCAGGGGTCAAGGGAATGGACGGGCTGCTGCATTTGAGAACCCATTATCCGCGCCTTCCGGTGGTTGTTGTCTCAGGGGCTGAGGATCCGCCGATCATTGCGCAAGTTTTGGCTTATGGAGCGGCTGGATTTATCCCGAAATCCTCGAAGAAGACGACGCTGGCCGATGCCATTCAGCAGGTTATGAACGGGGCAGTTTATGTGCCGGAAACCTATGCGGACGGTGCGGAAGACCCGCTTGACGATGACACTCGCAAAATGATCGAACGGCTGTCCAGCCTGACGCCTCAGCAAATCCGTGTGTTGCAAATGATCTGCAATGGCCTTCTCAACAAGCAGATTGCCTATGAACTGTCGGTTGGTGAAACCACGGTTAAGGCGCATGTGTCTGAAATCTTGCGCAAATTGAGTGTTTCCAGCCGGACGCAGGCCGTCATTGAGGTCAATCGCCTTGAGGCGCTGGGCACCGCCAGTCCGTTCGAGCTGTCAACAGCAGCAGCGCCCGCCTAA
- a CDS encoding FAD binding domain-containing protein, whose product MYETTYHRAGSAAEAAELLAKADDGKILGGGQTLLPTMKQRLAAPSDLVDVTQIPEMKGICADGDGVAIGAATTHAEVASNDIVKSKLPGLASLAGGIGDPAVRHMGTIGGSVANNDPAADYPSALVALGATVVTNKRELSAEDFFTGMFETALDEDEVVQSVKFPGAQKSAYAKYPNPASRYAMAGVFVAQGSDGSIKVAVTGAGQDGVFRMNDMEAALGSNWSADAVSGIAPNADDLLSDLHGSAAYRANLVTVMAKRAVAAAG is encoded by the coding sequence ATGTATGAAACAACCTATCACCGGGCCGGTTCTGCTGCTGAAGCCGCCGAGCTGCTCGCCAAGGCCGATGACGGCAAGATCCTGGGTGGCGGACAAACCCTGCTGCCAACCATGAAACAACGCCTTGCAGCTCCCTCTGATCTGGTGGACGTTACACAGATCCCGGAAATGAAGGGCATTTGCGCCGACGGGGATGGGGTTGCCATTGGTGCGGCGACCACCCACGCGGAAGTTGCCTCCAACGATATCGTCAAATCCAAACTGCCGGGCCTTGCGTCCCTGGCGGGCGGTATCGGCGACCCGGCGGTCCGCCATATGGGCACCATCGGCGGCTCTGTCGCCAACAACGATCCGGCCGCTGATTATCCGTCGGCGCTTGTGGCGCTGGGCGCGACCGTCGTCACCAACAAGCGGGAACTTTCCGCAGAAGACTTCTTCACCGGGATGTTCGAAACCGCGCTGGACGAAGATGAAGTGGTTCAGTCCGTGAAGTTCCCCGGTGCACAGAAAAGCGCTTACGCCAAATACCCGAACCCGGCGTCTCGCTACGCTATGGCCGGTGTGTTCGTGGCGCAGGGCTCAGATGGATCCATCAAGGTTGCCGTCACAGGAGCAGGACAGGATGGCGTTTTCCGTATGAATGACATGGAAGCGGCTCTTGGCAGCAACTGGTCGGCGGACGCGGTCTCCGGTATTGCACCGAATGCGGATGATCTCTTGTCGGATCTGCACGGATCGGCTGCTTACCGTGCCAATCTTGTGACGGTTATGGCAAAGCGGGCGGTGGCTGCGGCTGGGTAA